One window of the bacterium genome contains the following:
- a CDS encoding SOS response-associated peptidase → MCGRFTLSKSGSEIAAHFDLRAVPALAPRYNVAPGQDVAVVRLDPDTGEADGERQLELRRWGLLPGWAKQPNDGPG, encoded by the coding sequence GTGTGTGGGCGATTCACGCTCAGCAAATCGGGTTCGGAGATCGCGGCCCATTTCGATCTCCGGGCGGTGCCGGCCCTTGCCCCCAGGTACAACGTGGCTCCCGGCCAGGATGTGGCGGTGGTGCGTCTGGATCCCGACACCGGAGAGGCGGATGGAGAACGCCAGCTCGAGCTGCGCCGCTGGGGGCTCCTCCCGGGTTGGGCCAAGCAGCCGAACGACGGCCCCGGCTGA
- a CDS encoding SOS response-associated peptidase, whose amino-acid sequence MGQAAERRPRLINARLETVDTKPSFRAAFKRRRALVPADGFYEWQAARGGKLPHHLALPGGALFAMAAIYEHWDDGQGQQLETVALLTCEAVGAVREVHTRMPVLLSPSAYSLWLDPATDPAEALALCEPGIARGLEARRVGKRVNRVSNDDPACLELEPLPLFGPEVEP is encoded by the coding sequence TTGGGCCAAGCAGCCGAACGACGGCCCCGGCTGATCAACGCCAGGCTCGAAACCGTCGATACCAAGCCGAGCTTTCGAGCCGCCTTCAAGAGGCGGCGAGCATTGGTGCCGGCCGACGGATTCTACGAGTGGCAGGCGGCCCGGGGCGGCAAGCTCCCCCACCACCTGGCGCTTCCCGGTGGGGCGTTGTTCGCAATGGCGGCCATCTACGAGCATTGGGACGATGGCCAGGGGCAACAGCTGGAAACGGTGGCGTTGTTGACCTGCGAGGCGGTCGGGGCGGTTCGCGAGGTCCACACCCGCATGCCCGTCCTGCTCTCGCCCTCGGCGTACTCGCTGTGGCTTGACCCGGCCACCGATCCAGCGGAGGCCCTCGCTCTCTGCGAGCCCGGGATCGCGCGAGGCCTCGAGGCCCGGCGTGTTGGCAAGCGCGTGAACCGCGTGAGCAACGATGATCCGGCCTGCCTCGAACTCGAGCCGCTTCCTCTCTTCGGCCCCGAGGTCGAGCCTTGA